The Carassius gibelio isolate Cgi1373 ecotype wild population from Czech Republic chromosome A19, carGib1.2-hapl.c, whole genome shotgun sequence genome segment TAAGCACTACGGCATCATTACAAGACACATCACAAATcaacattatatattatactgtataaataatatatagctcactgaagctgcatttatttgatcaaatatacaataaaaaaaatgttgtggaatattattacaatttcagataacTGGTAATTACtttaatgtaattcattcctgtgatagcaaagctgaattttcactagACATTGCTCCAGTCTtaggtgtcacatgatcctaaatcatacaaatatactgatttgctgctcaagaaacatttcttgagtgTGGATttgtttcaggattttttgatgaatataaagaagagcatttattagaaatgaaTAGAATTTATTTGGTAaccatgtaaatatattttccgtCACTTTCGATAAATGTAATGTCTCTTCACTGAATGTatatatatccacacacacacacacacacacacacactatatgtaAGTATTTGAACTAATTGTTTTTTCTACAGATAGATGAGCAAACTTTCTCTGACCTGAGAAGCAAACAGAGCACAAAAGATCCTTATCCCATCTTCACTGTGATTGATAAGCAGAGCCATAAGGATAAACTAGATGCAGGTAATAtcagtatgtttgtgtgttgtatgtgtgtgtatactgtgccTGTGACTTACAGAGTTCTGTCATAGATACGTTTGTTGAGATCACGCCACATGAGACTGGCTACTCCATCACCGGGGCCTTTGTAGATACGTCCAGTTTCGGAAGTCAGTTTGACAAAGGGGTTCAAATAAAAGACCAGCCCGAGATGGACATGATGTTCCTACAAGGTGAACTGAAACGATATGTCTTTTACTTCATCTCCTGTTCATCAGACTATTTTGTCggttgctgaattttttttttttgcaggtctcTGTGGTAGTGGTCTTGCTAGCATTGAGAAAATACTAGAGGAACTGATCAATTTAATCAAAGgtaagtttgtttttattatataatcaGAAATAACGGATGCatattaaaaactataaattattctgttttattttaatatactttaaagcaTAATTTATTGCTGTAATGGCCAAAATATAAAGATACCTGTTCTTTTCAGACTTAATTTCAGGTGAGTTAGACACGATGGGTGACTATGCGTCTTCAGGCGTAACACAAACAGACATTGGTTCCCTCAGCGCTCCACATGGGGACGAGGCTGGCCAACTGCTTTTGAATCTTGTGGAAGTGAATCGTCTGGTTTTAAGAGAGGAGGATCCTTCAACCAATATTACAATCTTGAACGACTTACTGAGAGGTATCCATCACAttcctgatatatttaaactaagCATGAAAAAAGCTAagcaaaaaacattaataatgggtcttttaattttcataaaaaaaaaataaggtgataattaaaaataatgtgtgtatttcattaaagaaattgtgattcagtgttgtatagaaaatGTTGAGGacttttttactaataaaaccaagagatgtgttttcttcatttttttaaaggaGACTTGGTGTTTGAATTGGGGaactgattaaactaaaataattaggGAAAGAAGGCTGCCTATTTATTTTAAGAGGATTAGCTGAATTTTGCATAGTTAGTTCCCAGCATGGCTGGATATGGAGAGTAAACTTAAccttattaaatgttatttaatgtttttgagtgAAAGGAAGCATCTAGTattgtttaatgttcagttatgtttgacatttgtaagagtttctGTTACACTGAAGTTTCATTGCACAGTGAAATTGTTACCATTGTGCAGAAGAGTAGAGCTTATGGTTATGGATACTACTCTTCTAAAGCATAACGCCTTGTTTAATGATAAGTAGCTTTGCTGGTGCTAGTGCAGTACTTTCCAGTATATCTCAAGTATTTTGCttcttttgctgttttgctgtatacagtcttgtaactgtataaaataacaatatacaagCAGACCTGACTCAAAATCACAGACTTTTGAGaatcaacttaaaataaatgagcacatttcccTAACTATATTAAACTCATTGtgtcataaattaattaatttaggagATTTCACATGATTTATTCAGGTAGAttccattttaaaaaatcaagccTGAAAAACTACTCAAAAATATTATGTGTAATATTattaccttaatttttttttaaagtaattagctcattaaattttttacagtgtaataacaGGCTGCTTTAAGATCACACATTTTGTCACCTGAATGAAGACTGCAGGTGATGTGTGCTATTCAGTGCATGATCTAATTATGTTATATGTTTCAGTAAATCTGCCGCAAGATGAACTTGAGAACTTGTTCACCATCTCAAAAGAAATCAACAAGGAGAACGTTAAGGAATACACACTATATATATGTGACCTGCAGACATCCTGGAATCTGACATGTgagtttttcttttatgcataGTCTGGGACTCAAAACCCACTTTACTTGTAATCTATTCTGTCATTTAATTGTACAATTGATATTGTGTTTAGAGGAGTAAGAAAAGCCAtcttaattaattattttcttatgCTGATAAGAAGAAAGGGACCCATTATGTTTTGCAATCATTCTCTTAATATAGGCAGTAGGATATGGGAAATCATTGCTAAATGCATTGAGTTAGTAGTTTGCTGGATCTGGGGCACAACATATAATTTTCTGCACAACATGACAGGTGAGTAAAataattctttaataaataaaaacagtagatTCTAAATCTAATTCCAAATTTgagtgcacattgagttttgtaATACTGGCATCACATTTCTAAATGGCCATAAACTTGCTGTACTAATAGATTTAAGGTTTAGAGTGGAAGTTTTATCCCTTATATCGTaactgaattaaatgaaaatgaattttaaagcattttatcatCATCCCAGCGGCAGAGGTTTCTCCTACTGTCTGTCGAGATACAACAAGGAAATATGTTGATGCTGGGATTGCCATCAACTCACCTTTTTTACCATTGctgaggagagagagacacattGACCTCATCGTTTCACTTGATTTCAGTGAAAATGACCCATTTGAGGTGAATTAACAGAGGACTGTTTTTTCTTATTAACCCATTTACTAATAATATTCCTTCCAATAATGCTGTTTAAATTCATAGTCACTAACAGAAACTGCTCAAGCGTGCAAAAGACTACACATTGACTTCCCTGAAGTTCCTCCAATGTCAAAAGAAGAGAAATCTGCTCCAAAGGACTTTTATGTGTTTGAAGGCCACAATGCACCAGCTGTGATTCATATTCCTCTTTTCAATATTGTGAATTGTGATGATAAAGGTAATGTCCAGCTGCTGCTTAATGATTGttcattgtttaataataataatttctatatcTAATAATGTTTAAATGACTATACAGTAATACATATCAATAGAATTTTAAAATCATGCCATGCATAAAAGCCAAACACGAAAGCTCACAAATGTTCTAAAATGTCTGTTTTAATAGCTGGAATTAAACGTATGAAGCATAAATATTCGACCTTTCAAGGTCCGTACTCCGGTGAGCTGATCGAGGAACTGCTGGAGAAAGCTGGACTGaacatcagaaacaacaaaaggAACCTTCTGACAGAGATTAAGAAAATCATCCAAAGGAAGCAATCACACATTCATTCCGTTTGTTGATTATCAGGTGTGGTTTGTCACATCACAATGAAAACGCACTGGCTTTTCTCGTTCTTGTACATTAGATGGCAGCAAATAATAGGTGGTTAGAATGAGAGGTAGAGATGCAAACATCagcatataaaacattttaaaatatgtaacaaTTTATATTTACTTTGGTAGTTGGAATGAATATAGGCCTATTAAGTTAATTTAAGCAAGTTATTAGCCTCTAATATCTCTGAAACCAGTCAGTGGCGGACTTCTTTTATTCAAGTGATGTAAAAGAAAAGAGTCTCTCGAACACCCTTTGGCATGAAACATGATGTTGCAATTTGGCCTCacccaaagcacacacacaccgaaAATATTCTGTTACCAAGTTGTTACTATTAATTACAGCTTCTCCATGTGTCTCTCAGTTCATCGGCTGCACTTGTGTGAAGCTATCCTAGATTACTGCATCAGAATCAAACTAAAATGAatatttgctatattttttatattattttggttCATTTTCCATTATAAATTTGTAATGTCATTTGTAATGTTATACTTTACACAGACAGGGAAAAGGGTTTTAGTTTAGGGAATAAGTAATACCATAGTGCAATAAAGCAACATATTGTGATGTAAAGTATATGACAAGTATAAACACTATCATGGCATCCACtcagcaatgttttttttaatcttcaaaaTTACAAATCCCAAAGCAATGATGAAGATGCAAACCTACAAAATTTATATTGATGCAATAtcatgtttaataaaaatttaatcaaaatgtatgGCATGCTATCATTTTACATCCAAGGTTTTTAAGATCCACATTAAAACTGACCGCAAAATAATGTAGTCTTCAGCTTTCTGTGTAGATTCTCTATAGTTTTACCATAGCAGTAAACAATTTATAATACAGGATcgatatgtttatttataaaaccaTTCTTAAGGTTACATCATAAGTGTTAGTGTAGAAATGCAGATGGTCCACTTCCTTGTGGGAATGTAGAAATTCACAATTTCAAAAGCTGTGTAATGGTTGCTACCCAGTTACAAATTAAACTAATCTGATTAGACTTTTCCTTGAGAAAAGACTTTTTCAATTAGATAATCTGTTTAGTCATGTTGTAGAATGCTGTCTTGAATTCAGACTGCTGCTTTTCTTTCCGTTATCCTTGTACTACAGTATTAATTTGAGAACAAAGTTCCCTGtaacaaacaaagaaaatacagaCATTAAATTGAATTCAAACTGTGAGCTCAATATCAATCAAGATTTATGTTGTCGACAAGTTTTCGTATCATGAATACATTTATATCTAATCAGAAGAAAGACATTCTTTGAAAACTCACTTTATGGTAGGCTCTTTCTTGAGGACTTCTTCAGAGATTTTCAGATAGGCACAGACTGGACTTTGGTCCTTGAGCTTCTGATTCAGGCCATTAATATCTTCATTCCATTTTGTCTTTTTACCTTAAAACATCAAGAGAGAGAACTATAAGCATCTCTTTTCTTCTTCTCGGTCTTTGTTTGCATCCTTTTCATGGGTAGTTTTTTTATAACCTAAAGTATACTAAAGTTTTACAtttactgatgctcaagaagTCAACATGATAATATCTAACTATCACATAACAGTTTTTCACACAGTAGAAGTGGGTCTCtttacatgaagatatttagcTGGCTTCATTTtcagttaatataataatttggggCTTCCTTGCGAAACACAGTTAAATATACCATCAATGTCACTCTTCTCCTTCTCCATGGCTGCGACATCATTATTCAACCCCGCCTATGAAACACAACACAAAATTAAGAAATTAGAAATTAGAATAGAGCTAAACTGCAGCATTTGTTCCATAAAACACCGCCTCTAGTCTTAGCATGCCGTGTTTCTTTAGAATTAGCCAAAGCAGAtaccaaaacaaaacaaccagataaattattacatatataaaacTGCTCTTTTCCAATGATTTAATTATTCCCTTTAACCACTGTTTGAAATGGCTGGTGGTGCTGGGTATACAATTGTTGGGCTCCCATCGCTTTGCACAGCCCATGTCAAACAATATGAAAATACTTTAAAACACTACACCATATTGTCATATGTCTtataaataacatgcaattttgcacatttttaatgCACCAGTTTTTTTTCCACCCACCACTGAATCCTGGCATGCTTTAACTTCTTTGTCCTTCTCCTCCTTGGCAGAGTTCAGTTTCCCGACCTCATCCTGAAGTTCCTTGACCTCCTTGTCTGCGTTGTCAATTTCCTTCTGTGTGTGTTCAACCTCTAAACCGTAGTTATCTACATCCAGATCTTTTTCTCTCACCCCTGCTTCTGAGAACTCTACTTCATTTGTTAGTGTGTTCACCAATTCCTTTTTAAAGTGAATATATCCAACCAAGCCCATGATCACAAGTACTAGTAAACACAGAAGCATGGATGAGCATGACTTCCTCTCCATGGCTATGatgtccaaagtacttttttttaatcagcttataaattgattttattctcaagtgtttttttatatatgcatatatatcaGTGAGGTTTTTTAATATAGTCCTTTATCTGTTTTGAGAAAGAGATATATATACGTAAATGATGAATAAGTGTTTGGTCTCTAGAAGAaaatacaaacagaaaaacaaggtgaaaaacaattaatttgcagtcaaaaaaaaacaacatttcattTATAGtcataatgacacaattttcttttttaatatattcagtttaattatttaaattattataaatggcCTCAGTCACAGGCTCTTTTCATACcgtatagcctatatttcttttACATTCCagttgagaaaataaaaataaataaaaaacctgccTAAAGTAAACCACCCTAAGCATTTTTTTTGCTGGTCTTAAATGGTTTAGACCAGATGTGACCAAACTCGGTTCTGTTATCTAGTTTTCCTGTGGAATGTAGCTCCATCTCCattagacacacctgaaccagctaatcaagctcttacgaggcatactagaaacttctcagcaggtgtgttgaggcaagttggagctgaactctgcaggagaCCCCTGTTTTAGACCATCCACAGCCTCGTTTAACTGTTCTTTGCTCAATCTGGTCTTAAAGGGCTCAAACACCAGGCAGGGAACCCAGCTAAGACTAGTAAACTATTTAAAGCTAGTGTAAGATGTTGTTTTGTCATCTGTAGCGACTTTCCATACACGTCTGGTTACAACGTTGCAATGCAAAACATCCTGCTGTCTAATGGTAATGTGTCTTATTGAAGTGCCCCTCCGATCGAAACGCGATTTCACCTGAGAGAGACTCCCTTAACATAGCAGAGGCTTGTTACAAATTTTTTTCACTATAGTTACAAGAGCATGAATATGTCATTCAGATGAGTAAGTTTCAATAATAAAACTCACCTCTGCCAGAAGCCGTACGCGCACGATTATCTCTGTTACATACAAGGGTTGCTTTGGagtgaataaatattaaaactgcCACTCACCGAACAAAATATCACAGAAGCAGCATAAAACAACGAAACATACCAAAAGTAAAATAATTGTCcccttgtccttttttttttttttttgtgtaatagcTGTTACATTTCCTTCTCATTCATTCACAGAAGACTGGTCTGACCAGTTAAGCAAGAAGTTTCACTTCCGTTTCCAGTGACAGGCTAGTGGCCGATTAAAAGCTAATCATGTTGTCTTAGCATGTCACCATCAAGAATCCATAGCAGTCTGCTGTTTTTTTTAGtgcttctctttttttaattgctgTGCATGATTACCTATGTTGTTCAGGTCTTGATTGAACTTTACTTTCTCAGCCTTATTGTACTCTTGAAGTCTTGAATTGATGAATGTAAGCTGGCTGTGAAAACCTTTGTCCTTCCTTGAACTGCAATGAAGCCTGCAGAGTCTAATATTTACATAGTGAAAACAACAGTGGCTGTGTGTACACAAGTGGGAGTGAACGGTTGGCACGCAAGCCACCTGTGCTATTCTGGTCTTCAGGGCTTTAATACCTTGAACAGCAACTAAGGAATTTTCAAGGAACATTCTTTCAAGACCTTCAAGGAAATTGCATCAATGGACCTCAGGTCTGCCATCTACAGGTCACAGACCACAGCTCACTCTCAGTGTAGACATTCAGGTCAAATCCACAAGTCCGTGGAGATTTAAAACCTGATAGCACATAATCAGAGACAAAATActctgtttgtttattattattattaatatttatttgcttcttatttatattTCCCTAATTAAATAATTGCATAATATAGGCCTGTTGTTTTACATTCCAAAATGTCATTCTCAAATCAGAAAAAAGCTGATCAAATACACAAATTTTCTGTTACTGATATAGCTTTCCACAATAGTACAGTGTTATCAATGATCTGATCAACTCCTACGACAATGACTCTCCCAGTGGCTTGTGGCTTTATCTGTTTGTTCTATCGATAGCTGACAATGGCATAttatagtttgaaaaaaaaattataaattagaaTTTCTTTCTGTTGCGCCAGAATGATTTAACTTAGCTCGGTGGAAATGTACAGTTTGTTCAGAGAGCAACTAAATTTGCAAccacacagagatatttgaactAGACTAGTGTCATTTGCAGCGATATTAACCCTATATTCCTACCATTACTATATGTTTGCAGTGCTGAGGGCTATTGTAACATGCCGTCCCACAGTAATGGTTCATACATAATTGCTTTGTAGTTGCAATTGGAACCAAAAACAGACCTTTTGTCGTTTTGTAATATGAAACACACCACATTCTTTATCCCTACAGCCTGTGGCCTTAACTCGTTCAAGAACTCCCATTACTAGGTGATGATCTGCAGCACCCTTTGTTCTGCTTTTGCATGCAATCAAAACAAAGTTGCAATCAAATTAAAGACTGGATTTTATGCTGCATTCCAGAAGACAGGTGTGGAGCTCTCCcattcttttgctttttttttttttttttgttctttgtttagtcATTCGTTAACTAACATGTCATACCTCTGTCCCAACGGCATCTTTGGGGCCCTGTCTAGTTCATCTCTCATACAaggcagaaactgaaatcagctaaacctgtaatAAGGACTGTAAAGAGATGCAGTAATGAAGCAGAGCTGGATTTACAAGCCTGCTTTAACTGCaatgattggagtgtttttgaagctgctgccaccaatCTGGATGAGCTCATAGAGACTGTAACTTCAtaaatcagtttctgtgaggatatgtgcattcctaccaggaaATTCCTATCATTCAATAATCATAAAACACGGTTTACTGGGAAACTCGTAAGCAGCTTTGTCATGTCAAGAAGGATGCTTACAGAGGTGAGAATAAAATCTTGAATAACCAGGCCAGAAATAGACCAACTATCACCCAACGTGAAGAGGAAAGGCAAACAAAGACAAAGGCCTTCTACACAAGAGTTTAAAAGAATCCAAGAATAAGATAATCCATAACGGGAACACAGAAAAACAACATCAATACTGGACAGACTAAAGGAGTAACAGATGAACTTAAATTTACAGACCAAATGAGGATAATTAATTAACACAAGTGAACGAAATTAACTAATCAAAGGATGACAGAAACTAGGTCAAGTAAAACATGAgggaaacaaaacaaactaaaagtcCATGATCCTGACACTAACAAAGGAGatcaaaatggcaaaaaaaaaaaaaaaaactactctgaAAAGCTGAAAGACCAGATTTTCAGCCAACAACCCAGTGTCAGTAGAGACTGAGGAAGATCAAGTACATGATAGCACCCCCACAGTCTGTGGAGAATTAACAACCGACTGAAGATCTGAATGTGTTTTACTGATGGTTTGAAAAGCCCAGTCTCACACCCCACACATCACACATACCAATCAGATCTTCAGAAAACAGAAGTCTAAAGGCCTTTCCACACTGAGCACGAAAAAGTGTGCGAAAAtcttttcagtttattttcagGAAGTCCAATAAGATTTTAGCCAAGAAACtagcaaaaatgtaaaattacgtGACAGGATCAGCTGCTGTTGCACAAAAAGGCAAGAGTGGTGGTGCTGTTTCGAAAACCAGTGTAAACAATCACAGAAGAAGAGTAGCTATCCCGGGTACGAGTCAAAGTGGGTTCACTCTTTTCTACACATTAAATATGAAAGTAAATAGACATGATTATGATGatatattttctgtatgtgttttgtaTGCAACTCATGTTATTTTTACAGCAATAAAGGATGTTTatgacaaatattattattatattattaaacataaaaagagtgcatgtgtctgcttattaatcaaaatcaactaTAGATCACGAAGTTATTACAAGCACTCGATGATGGTTTAAAGTGGGTAagcaaatacattaataattacatacattttctatTGTAGCTTAAtgctaaaaatacttttaattatattttaggatGTAGCCTATTCTTGTAAGCATTataagcaataagccccaagaagccaCGGTTTGCTTCGCGTCGTGCCTAACAatgccccttagctgttataagttcactgtaaaccacggttATTGCATATAGGTAGTAAGGTTTAACAGAattaaacagagcaaataaagtatGCAAATTTGCAtgttagctccgcccactacagGAGAAACCGGCATACCTCCTGCTTGTTCTAAAAAgctgaataattctaaattaactcAATTATTTTgccaggaaaatacaacaaagaatatagtttacatgtagcgcgtcgattcagcgtggtaagactctcgctctctgtctttgcatgtgtgaggaaacagcgctatcagcaaAGCGCCTTCACACAGAGTTCACAGAGCGTCacatacaggtgcgctgtgcgtccattgagatgaactgaaaaagtacacatcgcttgatggagagcgaaactctgaagcgctcattTAGTGTTCAGTGagtgaaaatatatttctcatgtaTTTGGTCACGAAGTCATTTGAAAGACTACTTCTGGCAAGAACTAAATACGATTAAgaattaatatttagaaatattttttgctgttgtttttctattattttcaGTTATCATGTAATTACAATccatcaaataaattatttttaatgttaggcCTATATTTTACACAAATTACGGAATGGGGTTTTGGATAGGGAATGTCGAATTCTTAAGAAAccgatcttttttattattttaacaataggCTATAACATACCATTGTaagataaaatatatgtatattataggCTATAGAAATTTAATCGCTGTCCTTTAGGTCTTATTCAAGTGCCCTTTCAATCCAAACCCATTTTTAATGAGGGAGTCTCCTAAACGATTTCCTTTCCTTGCCCGTCTGTGCACGCTATTGTTGACAAATACATCAACATAGCAGAGGGGTATTACAAATTTCAGCCCGAAATATAAAAGAGCATAGGCTATTACATTCAGATGACTATGCTACAATAATGAAACTCACCTCTGCCAGGAGCCGAGAGTATCTTTGCTATCACAAATAAGGGTTGGTTCGGAGTGGATAAATATTAAAACTGCCACTCACTGAACACAGTATCGCAGAAGAAGCATAACAGCAAAAGACCAAAATGCTCTCATAGTCTACTTCCGTAATCGTTACTTTTCCTTCTCAGCCATTCACAGATGAACAGTCTGACCAGTTAAACAAGAAGTGTTGTTTCTGTTGTTctactgatacattttttttctttacgtTCTTATTCCATTGATAGGCTAAATTATATcccaattaaaatacatatacatacatacatatatatgtatgtatgtaggcatgtatgtatgtatataatacaaaaaaatttatGGTCATCAATAGACAAAAAGACACTCAACCACACAACATTTGTCAATACTAATTTAACtagcctatttattttttatacaatcatatttatattaaaaaccaAGATGGAGAGCAGCAAGTTAAAGCATAACAAGTACACTTTATCTTGAAATGAGTTTGAGGTTTGTGACAGTCCACAATAATCTATAGGACAAATGTAGACATCAACGAGCATGCCTATATTCAGCACAACATCTCAAAGGTCTATTACCTTTGAGACACTaagaaagtgaaagaaaaagtgaaagtcgtgacatttacGACCCATactcccatactcagaattggtgctctgcatttaacccatccaagtgcacacacacagcggtgagaagtgaacacacctggaacgcacacccggagcagtgggcagctatagatacatatatgtatgtatatatatatatatatatatatatatatatatatatatatatttttttttttttttttttttttttttttttaatgctgcatACTGggaaaatatagatttaaaaaagtcTGGTCACATAATTCATGGTCTGCTTGTGCatcaaagaatatatatatatttaaaattagttAATGTGACCACCTAACATGCACAAATTCAATACACAAAAAATCTCAGAGATGTAAGTATCCATCAGTATCAATTGAATACCAATAAATAAATCCACATCAAAGATCATCCAATAAGTGCCATCAATAACTCAAGCATAACTGTTATCaacatacattacataaaaaaggcATATAAAGGTAACAAAAACCTGTCCTCATACCCCCTgtttacacacacagagagacttaCAAACATATTACATGCACCAACGGACTAGTAATAATCATATATAACATTGAATGAAACCTTCCAGGCAAAAAATCCCCCCCAAAATCCCAAAACTACAAATTATCCTTCCCTATCTAGTCGCAGGCATCATGAAACAATTATTACTGCCATCAGGAAAGACGTCTGACCATAACCATGgcctgctgtttttatcttttactttttattgctatgtgatcattattattaataatattatttttaattttggagGGTCTAACGGAGATTCATCATGTCCTATGATTGAATTTTGCTCCCTAGAACAGTTTATTCCCAGCCTTTTTGTACTATCAAAGTCTTTTGAACTGATGAATGCAAGCTGCTGTGAAAACTCTTGTTCTTCCTCAAACTGCAGTGGCAAATATTTACATAGTGAAAACAAGTGTGGCTGTGTGTACACAAGCGGGAGTGGAAAACAGGCATCTGATGTCACTTGTTCTGGTCTTCCACGCTATATATTCCAATGAAAGTCTTGACATTTGACAAATATGGTAACCCATAcatggaattggtgctctgcatttaaaccatccaagttacacacacacagcagtgggcaacTATTTGttccagcacccagggagcaattgggggttcagtgccttgctcaagggcacgaCAGCCATGGCACTTAGACTCAAATCTgcgacctttgggttacaagtccaattctctaaccattaggccacagctgcacCAACAGCAGCTAAAATaatgtgtgaacaggaccttttaAGAAAATACTGGTAAATTCGTTCTggcaatgtattattatatttaaataatgtataagtattatttaatgttatagcCTAGCACATCTTAATTAAACCAAGCTATGCAACACAGAAATGAATTTATGACTTTCACAAGCCACAGATTACTAATACGAAAGTGAATGCTCTTATTGTCTGGTTGCAACCTAACCTAAAAATTACCAGCACAATATTGCACCACTAGAGGGCACATGAATCACACCAACCAAAGCAAGTTACCCT includes the following:
- the LOC127935032 gene encoding cytosolic phospholipase A2 gamma, with protein sequence MSEENQSGCSKVRMGHSLNEAEKHHVTSRRESALECLKRHEIHCSLEKMPNIALVASGGSERAMVGLLGSLLALFQDDLLDCVLYLAGLSGSTWCMVSLYKEPDWSSKLEKVKEDIKNKLGGRIRLKEKFKKLEKYYREKDNFSLTDFWAALVITMIVKEIDEQTFSDLRSKQSTKDPYPIFTVIDKQSHKDKLDADTFVEITPHETGYSITGAFVDTSSFGSQFDKGVQIKDQPEMDMMFLQGLCGSGLASIEKILEELINLIKDLISGELDTMGDYASSGVTQTDIGSLSAPHGDEAGQLLLNLVEVNRLVLREEDPSTNITILNDLLRVNLPQDELENLFTISKEINKENVKEYTLYICDLQTSWNLTCSRIWEIIAKCIELVVCWIWGTTYNFLHNMTAAEVSPTVCRDTTRKYVDAGIAINSPFLPLLRRERHIDLIVSLDFSENDPFESLTETAQACKRLHIDFPEVPPMSKEEKSAPKDFYVFEGHNAPAVIHIPLFNIVNCDDKAGIKRMKHKYSTFQGPYSGELIEELLEKAGLNIRNNKRNLLTEIKKIIQRKQSHIHSVC